TATTTTTGAGAAATATCAAAAAACACATTTTCTTTCGCTAAAAACTCATCCAGAAGCTCTGGATCAAAATGACTGCCTCGACCTTCTCTCATGATGGCAATTGCTTTATCATGCTCCATGGCATCCTTATATACGCGTCGACTAATCAGCGCGTCATACACATCGGCAATGGCCATCATGCGAGCACTTAGCGGAATGTCTTCGCCCTTTAAACCTTCAGGATAACCAGAACCATCCCATTTCTCATGATGGTAATGAGAAATCTCTTTTGCCGTTTGTAGAAAACTGTCCGCTTGGCCCAACGCAGATTCAGCAGTCTCAATTGCATTGCGACCATAGACCGTATGGCCTTTCATAATTTCAAATTCTTCAGCTGTTAATTTGCCGGGTTTCAGCAACACATTGTCAGGGATCCCCACTTTGCCAATGTCGTGCAATGGCGCTGACTTGTAGAAATTATTAATCACTTCAGGGGTCAACACCGCTTTATATTTTGGTTTTTCACATAAAATAGTCGCTAGTAGCTTCACATAAAGTTGTGTTCTTCGAATGTGGTTACCAGTTTCTTGATCGCGCGTTTCAGCAAGACTCGCCATGGCTTGAATGGTCACATCTTGTAAACGTGACATTTGCTCTGTACGCTTTTGAACCTCTTCTTCCAAATAATCATTTTTATTTTTCAGAATATCTTTGGACTCTTTGTTCAAAAGGTGAGTATTTAATCTAGCCAGTAAAATTGGTGGGCTGATTGGCTTATTGATGTAATCACAAGCGCCTAGTAGGAAGCCCTTTTCCTCATCTTCAACACTGGTTTTTGCGGTTAGGAATATCACAGGGATATCTTTATGAATATCATGAGACTTCAAATACTTAATCACTTCATAGCCATTCATTTGGGGCATAACTACGTCAAGTAAAATAATATCTACATCGTTTTTTTCAACCACAGAGATTGCTGCTTCACCACTTTTTACCGCTAAAACACGATATTTATCTTTTATGATTTCTGTCATGAAAGCCAAATTTTCTTTCACATCGTCCACCACTAACACCGTTTTAAGCTGTTCCATAGTCTCTTCTATATGTTTTGTTGCACAAATGTTCACCACACACAAAAATATAGGTCTATTATTACTGAAACGCCAAGCACGGACTGGATTAGATGAAAAGTTTAAGAGTCAGCTTCTTTATTACATTCTCGATAATGCTGCTGGTTAGTATCGGGATCTGGCTTATGTCACTTTACGTGCGCACCGAGGTCAGTGCGCTATCAGAAAAACAAACACAGTTATTTAGGCTCACCGAGCTTTCCCATGAACTAAAGCTCAGTTCAGATAACTTAACTAATTTTGCAAGAGCTTACGCTGTAACAGGCAATGATAAGTGGCAGCAGTTATTCAGCTACATGCTGCTGGTGCGTGATGGCAAAGTTAAAGCCGAAAATGCCAACACCTATGACTATTGGGATAGCTTGGCCGCACCTCACTCTAGTGTTCCAGAAATTATTAGGGTCAATGATGGGCACAATATTATTGAACGTTTTCAGCAACTCGGCGCACAAGATTTTGAGCTATTACAAATGCAAAATGCGCTCTCAACTTCTAATTCACTTGTTAGCCTAGAACGACGCGCATTTAATGCCATTCAAGGTATTCATAAAGACACCTACGGAAACTGGGTCAAAGATTCAGCGCCTGATTTAACCAGTGCCCAAAAAATTCTTTTTAGCGATAATTATTTAGTCGAAAAATCTAAAATTATGTCTGCCATCGGAGAGGCGCACAGAGCTATCACGACTAGACTCAATGCAGAATTAGAAAGTCACCAAAATAGCCTCAACACCGCATATATGCTTCGAAATATATTTAACCTAATATTACTGGTGAATATTGCGCTGTCATTTTACTTACTTTGGAAGCTGTATATTAACCCTGTCGCCTCAATTCAAAAACAAGTCGTCAGTAATGTGGAACAGGGTAATTACAATTTCACGCTCGACGAGTCTGTGAAAGGAGACCTCTCTGATCTATCTAAATCGATGAACAAATTGCTCAATGACCTGTCGGAACAGCTTGAATTCAATACCATTATGAAAGATTTTGGTTTGGCGTTACGAGGTAAGAAAAACCCCAATGAATTAGGTGAAGAGCTACTGCAATTTTTAGAACAGCGCTTATCGGTGCCACTATTAGGTTTATATGTTTTTGAAGAACAAAAAGTGCTCACTCGAGTGGCGGGGACAGGCTACAGCAGCAACTGCGCCAGAACTTACAGTAATTATGACTCTATTCACTTTCATGTATTAAGCACGCAAAAACCTTACTCAATGAAATTTGAAAAAGAGCAATACGCTATTGAGCTCAATGGTGAGAAACTCTCTATTTGCGAACTGTATTATTTTCCTTTGGTGGTTAGCAATGACAGTATTGGCTTGCTAGAACTAGGTAGTCTTGTTGGGTTGACGGACCAAGACTATAAATGGGTAAAATCTGTGATCAATGATCTCGCCGTCAGTTTACAGCTAACCCAAAATATCGACTTACAATCAAAAGCAGAAAAGCGCATTGTCGAGCAACTTGAACTCAACAAAAAAATCCTCGATGCCATACCTAGCCCAATGTACTACAAAAATAGTTCAGGCAATTATTTGGGCGTTAATAGTGTGTTCCATCAGTACTTTGGTACATTTGATGCTGATGTGCTTGATGCAACAGCAGAAGATATTTTTAACTATGAGATCGCCCAGGTTTTTGAACAATCCCATCAAGATCTAATTGATGGAAAATCTAACCAACATTATGAAATAAAAATTGAAAATTCCGAAGGTGAGCCTCGCAACTTCATTGTTTATGAGGCGGTGTTTACCAACGCTGAAAATCAGTTAGCAGGTGTAGTTGGTTTACTACTAGATGTGACTGAGCGAAAACAAATGGAGCTTGAATTAAGGCTAGCTAAAGATAAAGCCGATGAAATGAGTACCGCAAAGGGCGAATTTTTGGCGAACATGAGCCATGAAATACGCACCCCAATGAACGCCATCATTGGGATGAGTCACTTGGCTCTGAGAACCGAGCTAACAACTCAACAGTCTGGCTATATTAATAAAATAGACCAAGCAGCAAAAAGCTTACTTGGGATTATCAATGATATTTTAGACTTTTCAAAAATTGAGTCTGGCAAACTAGAGATAGAAAATATCGATTTTTCTCTGCAAGAAGTGATGGACAACGTGGTTAATATCAATGTGATCCGAATGCAAGAGAAAGGTTTAGAGATGCTGTTAGACATTGCGCCAGATGTACCAATTAGTCTAGTTGGCGACCCTTTAAGGCTTGGTCAGGTTCTTATCAACCTGTGTGGCAATGCCATTAAGTTCACAGAAAGGGGTGAGATCACCATTTGTGTTACAACCATCGAGCAATTGGATGAGCAAACAACCCTGAAGTTCACCGTTAAAGACACAGGTATCGGTATGTCCAAAGAGCAGCAAAACAAGCTCTTTAAGGCCTTTTCGCAAGCCGATGGCTCTATCACTCGAAAATATGGCGGAACTGGCCTCGGTCTCAGCATATCGAAAAAGTTGGTAGAGCTAATGGGTGGCACAATTGGTGTACACAGTGAACAAGGGCAAGGTTCCGAATTCTTCTTCACCGTTCGCTGCGGCCTACAGTCTGCCAAATTAACGAATGTTATTTGTCCAGATAGCCAGCTTGCTGGCAAACATGTGCTCGTCGTTGATGACAATGAAAGTGCGCGTGCAATTTTAACCAACCTCCTCAAAGCAATGAAGTTTCAAGTCACTTGCGCAGCGAGTGGTTCAGGCGCCGTAGAGCTAGTGCAAGGCAGCAACTTTGATATCATATTTATGGATTGGAAGATGCCCCATATGAGCGGCATTGATGCTATCAAACATATTCGGGCACTCGAATTACAAACAGAGCCCAAGTACGTGCTTGTCACCGCCTATGGCACAGATATTGGCATGAACTCTGAAATACATGATCTTATAGATGCCATTATACTTAAGCCAGTCAACGCATCTGTATTACTTGATGCCATTATGGAATCATTCCAATTAAGTGGGCAATCTATTAACGCAACAACTCAAGAGTCAAACAGCGATGGTGTTCCTTCTTTTGACAAGCAAAAAGTTTTGCTGGTAGAGGACAATAGTACAAATCAAGAGATCGCCAATGAGATGTTAGGCTCATTAAACTTAGACGTCACCATTGCTGATAATGGACAAATTGCTGTTGATAAAGTGCAAAACAATCAGTTCGATATCGTATTGATGGATATTCAAATGCCTGTTATGGATGGGTATACGGCGACCAAAAAAATCCGCGAACTCAGCCAATTTGACAGCTTGCCTATTGTCGCCATGACCGCAAATGTGATGAAAGAGGACTTACAAAAGTGCGAATCGGCTGGCATGAATGGTCATATAGGTAAACCAATCAATTTCAATCAAATGGCTGAGACAGTGTATCAGCACTTATATAATAAAACGGCCCCTGACAACACAACCGAACAGTTAAATATCTCCCCCCCAGCTGATGAGCGAAGTCAAGAGCAACAGCAAGATCCAAAGTTGGATGGCGTAGATATTGAACGTGCTATTAAGCGCTTAGGCGGCAACGAGAAAGCGTTCTGGAGTATCATTAAAAAGTTTGCCAGAAATCAGATTGAAGAAACGATTAACTTAAACCAAGCACTGGTTATCGGTGACTTAGAACACGCAGAACGCATTGCTCATTCACTCAAAGGTGCCAGTGCAAACTTATGTATTGATCAGTTATCTAAACAAGCTTCAGACATTGAAAACGCAATTTCCAAGCAGCAAAGTGTCAATCCAGCAGATGTTGAAGCGCTAACTGACTACCTGAGGAATTTACATAAGCAGTTAAGTGAATTACACACGGAAGAAGCCCCTCCCCCTCCATCGTCAAATGTCGTCAGTTTAAAGGTCACACGAGACGACTTCTTGGAGCTCGAAGAACTTTTGCTTAGCTGTGATACCCAATCTGTTGAAAAAGCATATGAGCTCAAAGCAAATCATAAAATTAGTGAGTTGACCTGTAATCAGCTCGTTGAGTTAATAGAAGACTTTGAATTTGATCAAGCCAGAGAGATCATTGCAAAATTATTAGAGCAGTCTGCTTAAATTCATTATTTTTACTATAAGTGGTGTTTGAGGCTGGGGTAAGAGAAACTAGCTACGGTGAAGAAAAATATCAAATTGCCGTTGCGAGTACATTTTGCTGGAAGCCTCGACCATTATAAAGCTGGGCTAATGTAAACATTGTTATGAATAACGACTCCTGAAAAGTCAAACGTAAGTTCACCTACCAGTTTAAACCCTAAGCGTTGGTAAAAATGATTGGAATCATTCTCAACCCAAGTATACAGCCAGAATTTTCTACCCCAACGCTGTGATATGGCATCTAAGAGCTGCTTACCAATACCTCGCCCTTGAAAATTGTTGTGTACATAGAGCTTTTCAACTTCAAAACCATAGGGTTTACCTTGAAATTGTGAAACCAAATTCACCACAGAAAAACCAATGATGGCGCTATCGTCCAAACAGACCAAAACACCATAATCATCGCTCATTAAAAGTGCTTCGAAATAGTCAGCGGTAAAATGGCTCAATGCAAAAGAGGCATAGTCATCACGCATGCCGTCCTTCGTATAAGTTGTTAACCATACCTGTAATGCCAATGCCGCTAGACTGCGCGTATCTTGTAATTGTGCTTCTCTAACCATCTCAACTGTATATTTTTTCGAAGTTTTATATTTCATACTGTGCACGCAGATTGATGTTTGCTGAATGACGCTCAGCTTTGGTTATCCAATATAACAATCTCACCTAAAAAGCCGGCATCAGAAACCGTACTATAACTCAGCGCATTAGGGCCTGCGTGCATAACCAGATCTTCACCATCTAACAGCCCATTGTTATTACTGTCCTTATAAAGCGCGCCAATATGTGCGAATTGGCCATTTCGTCGATATCTAACCGCAATAAAATCTCCAGGCGAAATATCGGTGCCCCATTTTATCGTTGAACCTACCCCATTAAAGTCACTCAGCTTTGCTTTATGTTTTAAATTCGTCACTAGCCATGCCACGTTGCGATCATACACTTTGCCATGATTGCGTATCGCATTCGCAGCCATAAGAACATCAGCGCAGTCAACGCCTAAATAATGCTGACTCTGGTAAGGTACTGAGCCAAATATCGCAGGTACGTTAAAAAAGCTACTTAACGTGCCCAAATACCCGTCACCGTTTGTGAAAGAAACTCTCAGCACTTGCTTACTCAATCCTCGATGATCATTGTCCCGTAGACCTGTACTGACGCGTTTTCTCCCTTCGACCCCAATTACCTCCACTTCAAACCAAAAGCTGCCTACATCCGCATGGTAATAATTTGAATTGAACACGTTATTATACTTTAACCAAGCAGAGTCAACGGTAATATGCAGACTGTTGTCGAATTGTTTAAGGTGCTTTTTCTGATATTGAACTTTGCCAAAACCAGCCCACTGATATGGGTTTTTCTCCCACGGATGATTGGCGTTTTTATAGTATTGGCTGGTATCTGGAATAATTTGATACCAGCGAACCTGTTCACCTTGAGCAACGTCGACTTTTAATTCAACCACACTCCCTGATGGTGAAATAACTGCTGGCCTAATATGCCATTCTTGCTCAGACTTTAACCGCGAGTAAATATCTACATTTGCCAGCAGGTTTAAGCTCATTATGAAAAAGATAAATAGGGAAAGGTATTTAAATAGCTTCATCATGCCATCCTTTTATATCACTACGAATTTAAATACCCTTTAAATAGGTAACTTAACCAACGAATATCTTCTGCCCCTAAGCACGCTTTCTCGTGTAGGTCTTGATTTTCAATCACATCTTGATATACGTGTGATAAAGCGTCGACGGTGAGCACTTTCCATTGTTCTTTTTCAATCACACTAAAATCTGTGCCATTGAATGCTTCATCAATAAGTGGATCATATTCTTGCTCGTTGGTGCGCAGCGCTGTCTCCAATCTAGCTAAAATGGGGTTCACCAACTTTATAACGTCCCCTTCTGAAAACTCTTTTTGCACATTCAGCAGCGCTAACTCAATTTGCTTTTGCACCGATGCCTCTGAGAGCTTTTCCCCTAAAGGGCGAATACCATGTTTATTCACAAGCCCCGTAATACTGGGTAAAGCTGCTTTAGCAGCTATCGCCGCTCCCACTGCTGGATTGACCAGTGCAGACAGCCCTCCAATAACTAACATCCCGTAAGTTAATTTAGTGTCCAGCACATCGATATCATCAGCAAGCTGTTCCAATCTACTTTGCTGATCACTTTTTTGCGCTCGGACTATAGATTCGGTTTGCTCCGAGAGTATGTGGGATAATAATTCTTCTGCATGTGAATTAGCGAAGTGAAAAACGCGTCGTTTTGGTAGCGTATTCACCTCAGGAACCCCCATAGGCAGGCTCCTGATGGTATGCAAAGCGACTTTGTGCACCCCCAATTCATAGGGAATAACAAAGTAATGTTTCTCATCAACATCCTGCACTTTAGAGGGATAAAATGATGCGAAAAGTGGAAGTCCAACCGCAGTCTCCCTAAGCACTGTAAACTGGTTATTTATCTCTGAACCAACTTGACCAGCCAAAGCTTGAAGTTTATTTAATACTGAGTTTTGCATCTGTAATACCTCCGTGTATCACCATAGCATAAATGCCCATTAAAGTTTTTAAATCAAATAACTTAACTCCTTCTTAGACTTTGTTGGTACAAATTCAGTTATTTGATATTCGGCAATCCCCGTTTTGAAAAAAGGGTCTTCATTCAATGTTAGTTCTAGCGCTTCTTTAGAAGAAGACTTTGCTAAAATAACACCGCCTGTACGAGGCTCTATTGGACCCGACATCAGAAAAATACCATCGTCATAGCATCGGTCTAAATACTCTTTATGCAGGGGTAAATACTTCTCAACTTCAGATAAGCCAACGAGATAATTAAGCGTGACGATAAACATGGCGTGTTCCTTTTATTTTTTATTAGGCGCACTCTTTGCGCAGCCAAACTGGATAATTTAAAGACAATATTCGTACCCATTTTGGCACATTGATAAATGTAACAATCGAAACGCGAACTGTATAGGCTTACTTTACATTTACTTACAACTTATGAAGTTTTAGCACTAATGAAATGATTCAAGGTGTTGTGCGACAATTTGTCACATCCCAAGCAGCAAACTAATTACATATAATCCAAGAATTATCCTCAATATAATAATAATCAAATGCTAAAACAGTTAATAACTTGGCATAGAAGAATTGCACTATTTTGCTTAATCCCCTTTATTATCTGGACATTATCAGGCTTATTACATCCTGCAATGTCACATTTTGCAAAAGCACCCTTTATTAAATCCAGCCCTGTCAAAATACACTTAAGTGATTTACAAAGTTACACAGAGTTACAAACTGCCTTAGTCCAACAGGAGATTTCTGAGCTCAGTCACGCCAGCCTTGTGGAATATAATGGTGACCTCTATTATCAAGTGAGAGAGCAGTCATTCAATCATCTTGAGTTGCACTATCTGCCACTGAGCGAATCACATGAAAACTTAACAGACATTGATTATGCTCAGTACCTCGCCACAAAGTGGAGCGAACAAAATGTTGTCGATACCCAGCTAATCACTCAATTCAGCGCGACTTACCCTGAAATAAATAGAGTACTACCTGTTTACCAGATCCAACTCAGCAATGGCAATCACGTATACATTGATACGCTTGCAAAGCGGATCACTGCCCATAACACCCCCCTTAGAGATACACTTTCCTATTGGTTTAAACAGCTTCATACATGGCAATTTGCTGGTGATAGGCATAGCCCATGGCGAATTGTACCAATGCTTATAATAAGTATCGCGTTATTGGTAATGGCTACATTCGGGCTAATCGCATACAGTTTGCTCTGGTCAAGAATAAAGTCAAAGCAACACACTGTTAGGTCATTTCATAGAGGTACTGGGCTGATGCTGAGTGTTTGTCTGTTGGGCTTTTCAAGCAGCAGCACACATATCTTGATCGATAAATTCTTTGTACAAGAATTTAGAGCTCTACAGCCAAGTAACCAAATTGCCACATTGGATATTCGCCACGATCCCGTGCAAGCCATGCGCAGAGCCCAAGGAGATAACTTTCAATTAGTGAGCATAGGCGGAAAGATCATCAGTCAAATTGTGTCGTTTGAAAAACGAGGCATGCGTTTTTCGTATTGGGACACACAGCAAACCACCTATGACAACAATAGCTTTGTACGATCTATTTTACTTGAGCAACTTGAAGTATCTGGCACGCTCAATCACAGCGAAAAAATTGATAATTTTGGACCTACGTATGGATTCGTAAATAAACGATTACCAGTACAACAACTCAGCTTTGAACACGCACCTAATGTGCTCTACAGTATTGAGCTCCATACCAGCTACATTGCAGCAATTGATGATGATTGGCAAAAAGCACGTAGTTGGCATTTTGGTTATCTACACAAATACCACTTTTTAAACCCGTTTGGCAAAGGTATACGTGATAGCATCGTTACTTTGATTTGCCTTGGTCTCGTATTTGTTGCATTAACGGGTACGTACATGTACTTTTCAAGAACACTTCGCCAGCGTCGTGCGAAACAGCAACGTAACTTAAAAAATAACGAATTATTAGAAAATAACTAAGGAACAAGCAAAATGAAATCTGGCTTTTCTTATTCCCTCATAGCCATCGCACTTTTACAAGCTGATCTGCTTTATGCACAACAGCAAAGCGACGACATCGAAAAAATCATTGTAACAGCCAGCAGAACTGCAAAAGCAAACACAGATTTAGCCCTCAGCGCTGGCAGTGTGTCAACAGAAGTGATAAAAAATGATAATGCACAGCATGTATCAGAATCACTA
This genomic window from Pseudoalteromonas luteoviolacea contains:
- a CDS encoding PepSY domain-containing protein; this encodes MLKQLITWHRRIALFCLIPFIIWTLSGLLHPAMSHFAKAPFIKSSPVKIHLSDLQSYTELQTALVQQEISELSHASLVEYNGDLYYQVREQSFNHLELHYLPLSESHENLTDIDYAQYLATKWSEQNVVDTQLITQFSATYPEINRVLPVYQIQLSNGNHVYIDTLAKRITAHNTPLRDTLSYWFKQLHTWQFAGDRHSPWRIVPMLIISIALLVMATFGLIAYSLLWSRIKSKQHTVRSFHRGTGLMLSVCLLGFSSSSTHILIDKFFVQEFRALQPSNQIATLDIRHDPVQAMRRAQGDNFQLVSIGGKIISQIVSFEKRGMRFSYWDTQQTTYDNNSFVRSILLEQLEVSGTLNHSEKIDNFGPTYGFVNKRLPVQQLSFEHAPNVLYSIELHTSYIAAIDDDWQKARSWHFGYLHKYHFLNPFGKGIRDSIVTLICLGLVFVALTGTYMYFSRTLRQRRAKQQRNLKNNELLENN
- a CDS encoding HD-GYP domain-containing protein; amino-acid sequence: MEQLKTVLVVDDVKENLAFMTEIIKDKYRVLAVKSGEAAISVVEKNDVDIILLDVVMPQMNGYEVIKYLKSHDIHKDIPVIFLTAKTSVEDEEKGFLLGACDYINKPISPPILLARLNTHLLNKESKDILKNKNDYLEEEVQKRTEQMSRLQDVTIQAMASLAETRDQETGNHIRRTQLYVKLLATILCEKPKYKAVLTPEVINNFYKSAPLHDIGKVGIPDNVLLKPGKLTAEEFEIMKGHTVYGRNAIETAESALGQADSFLQTAKEISHYHHEKWDGSGYPEGLKGEDIPLSARMMAIADVYDALISRRVYKDAMEHDKAIAIMREGRGSHFDPELLDEFLAKENVFFDISQKYRD
- a CDS encoding PAS domain-containing hybrid sensor histidine kinase/response regulator — translated: MKSLRVSFFITFSIMLLVSIGIWLMSLYVRTEVSALSEKQTQLFRLTELSHELKLSSDNLTNFARAYAVTGNDKWQQLFSYMLLVRDGKVKAENANTYDYWDSLAAPHSSVPEIIRVNDGHNIIERFQQLGAQDFELLQMQNALSTSNSLVSLERRAFNAIQGIHKDTYGNWVKDSAPDLTSAQKILFSDNYLVEKSKIMSAIGEAHRAITTRLNAELESHQNSLNTAYMLRNIFNLILLVNIALSFYLLWKLYINPVASIQKQVVSNVEQGNYNFTLDESVKGDLSDLSKSMNKLLNDLSEQLEFNTIMKDFGLALRGKKNPNELGEELLQFLEQRLSVPLLGLYVFEEQKVLTRVAGTGYSSNCARTYSNYDSIHFHVLSTQKPYSMKFEKEQYAIELNGEKLSICELYYFPLVVSNDSIGLLELGSLVGLTDQDYKWVKSVINDLAVSLQLTQNIDLQSKAEKRIVEQLELNKKILDAIPSPMYYKNSSGNYLGVNSVFHQYFGTFDADVLDATAEDIFNYEIAQVFEQSHQDLIDGKSNQHYEIKIENSEGEPRNFIVYEAVFTNAENQLAGVVGLLLDVTERKQMELELRLAKDKADEMSTAKGEFLANMSHEIRTPMNAIIGMSHLALRTELTTQQSGYINKIDQAAKSLLGIINDILDFSKIESGKLEIENIDFSLQEVMDNVVNINVIRMQEKGLEMLLDIAPDVPISLVGDPLRLGQVLINLCGNAIKFTERGEITICVTTIEQLDEQTTLKFTVKDTGIGMSKEQQNKLFKAFSQADGSITRKYGGTGLGLSISKKLVELMGGTIGVHSEQGQGSEFFFTVRCGLQSAKLTNVICPDSQLAGKHVLVVDDNESARAILTNLLKAMKFQVTCAASGSGAVELVQGSNFDIIFMDWKMPHMSGIDAIKHIRALELQTEPKYVLVTAYGTDIGMNSEIHDLIDAIILKPVNASVLLDAIMESFQLSGQSINATTQESNSDGVPSFDKQKVLLVEDNSTNQEIANEMLGSLNLDVTIADNGQIAVDKVQNNQFDIVLMDIQMPVMDGYTATKKIRELSQFDSLPIVAMTANVMKEDLQKCESAGMNGHIGKPINFNQMAETVYQHLYNKTAPDNTTEQLNISPPADERSQEQQQDPKLDGVDIERAIKRLGGNEKAFWSIIKKFARNQIEETINLNQALVIGDLEHAERIAHSLKGASANLCIDQLSKQASDIENAISKQQSVNPADVEALTDYLRNLHKQLSELHTEEAPPPPSSNVVSLKVTRDDFLELEELLLSCDTQSVEKAYELKANHKISELTCNQLVELIEDFEFDQAREIIAKLLEQSA
- a CDS encoding YciI family protein — encoded protein: MFIVTLNYLVGLSEVEKYLPLHKEYLDRCYDDGIFLMSGPIEPRTGGVILAKSSSKEALELTLNEDPFFKTGIAEYQITEFVPTKSKKELSYLI
- a CDS encoding GNAT family N-acetyltransferase; protein product: MKYKTSKKYTVEMVREAQLQDTRSLAALALQVWLTTYTKDGMRDDYASFALSHFTADYFEALLMSDDYGVLVCLDDSAIIGFSVVNLVSQFQGKPYGFEVEKLYVHNNFQGRGIGKQLLDAISQRWGRKFWLYTWVENDSNHFYQRLGFKLVGELTFDFSGVVIHNNVYISPAL